In one Anoxybacillus amylolyticus genomic region, the following are encoded:
- the ytfJ gene encoding GerW family sporulation protein: MSNHPIQGLMTTAMENLKQMIDVNTIIGDPVETPDGSVILTVSKVGFGFAAGGSEFMLDGKQNGNTLNGQASSEHPFGGGSGGGVSITPIAFLVVNSSGVKLLHLDENTHLYEKILDFAPQVVEKIQAMLKKNKEEQTHPKDDLGNLI; this comes from the coding sequence ATGAGCAATCATCCAATTCAAGGGTTAATGACAACTGCCATGGAAAATTTAAAGCAAATGATTGATGTAAATACAATTATTGGCGATCCAGTTGAAACGCCAGACGGCAGTGTCATTTTGACGGTCTCAAAAGTAGGTTTCGGTTTTGCGGCAGGTGGAAGCGAGTTTATGTTGGACGGAAAACAAAACGGGAACACGCTAAACGGCCAAGCGAGCAGTGAACATCCATTTGGTGGCGGTTCCGGCGGCGGAGTATCCATTACTCCGATTGCGTTTTTAGTCGTCAACTCTTCCGGAGTGAAGCTATTGCATCTTGACGAAAACACGCATTTATACGAAAAAATTTTAGATTTTGCCCCACAAGTGGTCGAGAAAATCCAAGCAATGTTAAAGAAAAATAAAGAAGAGCAGACACATCCGAAAGATGATTTAGGGAATTTAATCTAA
- a CDS encoding YcxB family protein, translating to MVGLYALVASGWHSALFVTFLPAISLIGLVISIVLQSKKENHVYREPKIYSISEEGVYVESSSSQHQYAWTAIKGIKKIKGYYYLFLGRNEAHVILEKSFSDRFLLEQFHSLISSSPKPKKRKTFPKIIFFTLVTLIIIGILSNMFSR from the coding sequence GTGGTCGGACTATATGCTTTGGTGGCAAGTGGATGGCATTCTGCTCTTTTCGTTACTTTCCTGCCGGCCATCTCTTTAATTGGACTAGTGATTTCGATTGTTTTGCAATCTAAAAAAGAAAACCATGTTTATCGTGAACCTAAAATCTACTCAATCTCTGAAGAAGGGGTTTATGTCGAATCTTCTTCATCCCAGCATCAATATGCTTGGACAGCCATTAAGGGAATAAAAAAAATAAAAGGTTACTACTATTTATTTTTGGGAAGAAACGAAGCGCATGTGATACTTGAAAAAAGTTTCTCTGACCGTTTTTTGTTGGAACAATTTCATAGCCTTATATCATCTTCTCCAAAACCAAAAAAGCGTAAAACATTTCCAAAAATCATCTTTTTTACGCTTGTGACTTTAATCATCATTGGCATTTTAAGCAATATGTTTTCGAGATAG
- the tpx gene encoding thiol peroxidase: protein MANVTFKGNPVTLVGNEVKVGDKAPDFKVLANDLSEVTLADTKGFVRLISVVPSIDTGVCDTQTRRFNEEVAKLDNVKVLTVSVDLPFAQKRWCGAAGIENVQMLSDHRDVSFGQAYGVLMKELRLLARAVFVIDSNDTVTYVEYVPEATNHPNYEAAIEAAKAAK from the coding sequence ATGGCCAATGTAACGTTCAAAGGGAATCCAGTGACATTAGTCGGGAATGAAGTAAAAGTAGGCGACAAAGCGCCGGACTTCAAAGTATTGGCGAACGATTTATCGGAAGTAACGCTTGCCGATACGAAAGGCTTTGTTCGCTTAATTAGTGTCGTTCCGTCCATCGATACGGGCGTATGCGATACCCAAACACGCCGGTTTAACGAAGAAGTAGCAAAGCTTGATAACGTGAAAGTGTTGACGGTTAGCGTTGACTTGCCGTTTGCACAAAAACGTTGGTGTGGAGCAGCTGGAATCGAGAATGTGCAAATGCTTTCTGACCATCGTGACGTTTCGTTTGGTCAAGCGTACGGTGTCTTAATGAAAGAATTACGCTTGCTTGCTCGTGCCGTTTTTGTCATCGACAGCAACGACACCGTCACTTATGTCGAATACGTTCCGGAGGCAACGAACCATCCGAATTATGAAGCAGCGATTGAAGCGGCAAAAGCGGCGAAATAA
- a CDS encoding alpha/beta-type small acid-soluble spore protein, whose translation MARNNSLLVSGAQQALDQMKYEIAQEFGVTLGADTTARANGSVGGEITKRLVAMAQQQLGGSYPKQF comes from the coding sequence ATGGCACGCAACAACTCATTATTAGTGTCTGGTGCACAACAAGCGCTTGACCAAATGAAATACGAAATCGCGCAAGAATTTGGTGTCACACTAGGTGCAGACACAACAGCACGCGCAAACGGCTCTGTTGGAGGAGAAATTACAAAACGCCTCGTTGCAATGGCGCAACAACAATTAGGCGGTTCGTATCCAAAACAATTTTAA
- the mbcS gene encoding acyl-CoA synthetase MbcS, protein MRREDLIAPEQYNLTVEMEKYAQQTPERTALKWESEDGQTREIAYGELMKKANQIGNALLGAGLQKGDKVLIMVPRLIEAYEVYLASLKAGLVVIPSSEMLRTKDLQYRISHGEVKAVIVYEPYVDQFLPIENMDAILKFVIGENEVDGWTNLLKVSEAESDELTIANTNRDDMAFLSYTSGTTGNPKGVVHTHGWAYAHLRTAAKNWLCIEEGDVVWATAGPGWQKWIWSPFLSTLGSGATGFVYFGRFEPEKYLQLLSKYEVNVLCCTPTEYRLMAKVPTIGQYQLPHLHSAVSAGEPLNREVIDTFEKYFNVQVRDGYGQTENTLLVGVLKGMKIKPGSMGKPTPGNRVEIINENGEPCAVGEVGDIAVHVETPALFKHYYKDPERTAMQFRGDYYITGDKAKKDEDGYFWFEGRGDDIIISAGYTIGPFEVEDALVKHSAVKECAVVASPDEVRGHVVKAFIVLREGVDPTDPSLIPALQEHVKQLTAPYKYPRKIEFVDELPKTTSGKIRRVELREREMRLAQQK, encoded by the coding sequence ATGAGACGCGAAGATTTAATTGCACCAGAACAGTACAATTTAACCGTAGAAATGGAAAAGTATGCACAACAAACTCCCGAACGAACGGCGCTAAAATGGGAAAGCGAGGACGGTCAGACAAGAGAGATTGCATATGGCGAGCTAATGAAAAAAGCAAACCAAATTGGAAACGCTTTACTTGGGGCGGGGCTACAAAAAGGCGACAAAGTGCTCATCATGGTACCGCGCTTGATTGAGGCATACGAGGTATATTTAGCTTCATTAAAAGCGGGGCTTGTCGTCATTCCAAGTTCGGAAATGTTGCGGACGAAAGATTTGCAATACCGCATTTCACACGGGGAAGTAAAGGCAGTTATTGTTTACGAACCGTATGTTGACCAATTTCTTCCGATTGAGAATATGGATGCGATATTAAAATTTGTCATTGGTGAAAACGAAGTCGATGGTTGGACAAACTTATTAAAGGTAAGCGAAGCAGAAAGTGATGAATTAACAATTGCAAATACAAACCGTGACGATATGGCATTTTTATCGTACACATCAGGTACAACCGGTAATCCAAAAGGCGTTGTGCACACGCATGGGTGGGCATATGCGCATTTGCGCACCGCAGCGAAAAACTGGCTTTGCATTGAAGAAGGGGATGTTGTATGGGCAACGGCTGGACCGGGATGGCAAAAATGGATTTGGAGTCCTTTTTTATCGACGTTAGGGTCAGGAGCGACAGGCTTTGTTTATTTTGGGCGATTTGAGCCAGAAAAATATTTGCAACTTTTGAGCAAATATGAAGTAAATGTTCTTTGCTGCACGCCGACAGAGTATCGGTTAATGGCGAAAGTGCCGACGATCGGTCAATATCAGTTGCCGCATTTGCATAGTGCCGTATCGGCAGGAGAACCGTTAAACCGAGAAGTGATCGATACGTTTGAAAAATATTTTAACGTACAAGTTCGCGACGGATATGGGCAAACGGAAAATACGTTGCTTGTCGGTGTGTTGAAAGGAATGAAAATTAAGCCGGGTTCGATGGGGAAACCGACGCCTGGAAACCGCGTCGAAATTATTAACGAGAACGGCGAGCCATGTGCGGTAGGCGAAGTTGGCGACATTGCCGTGCATGTGGAAACCCCAGCGCTGTTTAAACATTATTACAAAGACCCAGAGCGGACAGCGATGCAATTCCGCGGCGATTACTACATTACAGGGGATAAAGCGAAAAAAGATGAAGACGGCTATTTCTGGTTTGAAGGACGCGGAGACGATATTATTATTAGTGCCGGCTATACGATTGGTCCGTTCGAAGTCGAAGATGCGCTTGTCAAACATTCAGCGGTCAAAGAATGTGCCGTCGTCGCAAGTCCAGATGAGGTGCGTGGCCATGTCGTTAAAGCGTTCATCGTGCTTCGCGAAGGCGTCGACCCGACTGACCCGTCGCTCATCCCGGCGTTGCAAGAACACGTTAAACAACTAACAGCGCCATATAAATATCCACGCAAAATCGAGTTTGTCGACGAATTGCCAAAAACGACATCCGGCAAAATTCGCCGTGTGGAATTGCGCGAGCGGGAAATGCGTCTTGCTCAACAAAAATAA
- a CDS encoding MogA/MoaB family molybdenum cofactor biosynthesis protein, which produces MSVNEHKKEAPRVIRCKVVTVSDTRTKETDKSGQLMMQLLKEAGHEVVAYEIVKDEKEAIHFAVMRGCEQPEVDAVLTNGGTGIAKRDVTIETVKEIIEKEIVGFGELFRMISYTEDIGSAAMLSRAIAGVANNTAIFSTPGSTGAVRLAMTKLILPELRHVIREIRKDL; this is translated from the coding sequence ATGAGTGTCAACGAGCATAAAAAGGAAGCACCGCGCGTTATTCGCTGTAAAGTAGTGACGGTTAGTGATACACGAACAAAAGAAACGGATAAAAGCGGCCAATTAATGATGCAACTTTTAAAAGAAGCGGGGCATGAAGTAGTAGCATACGAAATTGTCAAAGACGAAAAAGAAGCTATTCATTTTGCGGTCATGCGCGGCTGCGAACAACCGGAAGTCGATGCCGTACTCACAAACGGTGGCACAGGAATTGCCAAACGGGACGTGACGATTGAAACGGTTAAAGAAATCATCGAAAAAGAAATTGTTGGGTTTGGCGAGCTGTTTCGCATGATTAGCTACACAGAAGACATCGGCTCTGCGGCGATGCTATCGCGTGCGATTGCTGGCGTTGCGAATAACACCGCAATCTTTTCGACGCCTGGTTCGACCGGGGCGGTAAGATTAGCGATGACGAAACTCATTTTGCCAGAATTGCGCCACGTCATTCGCGAAATTCGCAAAGATTTGTAA
- a CDS encoding NAD kinase, protein MPERRNRMYFFYKHDDELMKRVQPLVNLAKEYGFVVVDDHTKANVIVSIGDDGSFLQAVRQTGFRDDCLYAGISTLSSRGFYCDFQIEDTEHMVQAASSEQIEVRRYPIIEVTIDNAASFFCLNECSIRSGIIKTFVMDVFIDDLHFETFRGDGMIVATPTGSTAYNKSVNGAVVDPLLPCIQVSELASLNNNRYRTLGSSFILSGKRKLTLKISPEGNHYPLIGMDNEALSIRHIEKIDIALSNRVIKTVRLKDNSFWEKVKRTFL, encoded by the coding sequence ATGCCAGAACGTCGAAACCGCATGTATTTTTTTTACAAACATGACGACGAGCTAATGAAGCGTGTTCAACCGCTAGTAAATCTAGCAAAAGAGTATGGCTTTGTCGTCGTTGACGACCATACGAAAGCAAATGTCATCGTCAGCATCGGGGATGATGGCTCCTTTTTGCAGGCGGTACGGCAAACAGGGTTCCGCGATGATTGCTTATATGCCGGCATTTCTACGCTATCATCCCGCGGGTTTTATTGCGATTTTCAAATCGAAGACACTGAGCACATGGTGCAAGCTGCCTCAAGCGAACAAATTGAAGTACGCCGCTATCCGATTATCGAAGTAACGATCGACAATGCCGCTTCGTTTTTTTGCTTAAATGAATGCTCGATCCGCTCCGGAATTATTAAAACATTTGTCATGGACGTATTTATTGACGATCTTCATTTTGAGACGTTCCGCGGCGATGGAATGATTGTTGCTACGCCAACAGGAAGCACCGCTTACAATAAATCGGTCAATGGCGCAGTCGTCGATCCGCTGCTTCCGTGCATTCAAGTGAGCGAACTTGCTTCGCTGAACAACAACCGCTACCGGACGTTGGGCTCGTCTTTTATTTTAAGCGGAAAGCGAAAGCTAACGTTAAAAATTTCGCCAGAAGGCAACCACTACCCGCTGATCGGCATGGATAACGAAGCGTTGAGCATCCGCCATATCGAAAAAATCGACATCGCCTTAAGCAACCGCGTCATCAAAACCGTGCGTCTAAAAGACAACTCGTTCTGGGAAAAAGTCAAGCGGACGTTTTTGTAA
- a CDS encoding acetate kinase, translating to MAKIMAINAGSSSLKFQLFEMPSETVLTKGIVERIGFDDAIFTIVVNGEKVQEVTAIPDHAVAVKMLLDKLIRFGIIQSFAEIDGIGHRVVHGGEKFSDSVLITDEVLKEIEELSELAPLHNPANIVGIKAFKEVLPNVPAVGVFDTAFHQTMPEQSFLYSLPYEYYTKFGIRKYGFHGTSHKYVTQRAAELLGRPIEQLRLISCHLGNGASIAAVEGGKSIDTSMGFTPLAGVAMGTRSGNIDPALIPYIMEKTGKTAEEVIDVLNKKSGMLGISGFSSDLRDIEKAASEGNERAELALEVFANRIHKYIGSYAARMCGVDAIIFTAGIGENSDVVRAKVLRGLEFMGVYWDPALNKVRGKEAFISYPHSPVKVLVIPTNEEVMIARDTIRLAGL from the coding sequence ATGGCAAAAATTATGGCAATTAACGCGGGCAGCTCGTCGCTGAAATTTCAGCTGTTTGAGATGCCGAGTGAGACAGTGTTAACGAAAGGAATTGTCGAGAGAATCGGCTTTGACGATGCGATTTTTACGATTGTTGTGAACGGAGAAAAAGTGCAAGAAGTAACAGCGATTCCGGACCATGCGGTTGCGGTGAAAATGCTGCTAGATAAATTAATTCGTTTTGGCATTATTCAGTCGTTTGCAGAAATCGACGGAATCGGTCACCGCGTCGTTCATGGCGGCGAGAAGTTTAGTGATTCCGTTCTGATCACCGATGAGGTGCTAAAAGAGATTGAAGAATTATCGGAACTTGCACCGTTACACAATCCAGCGAATATTGTCGGCATTAAAGCGTTTAAAGAAGTGTTGCCAAACGTGCCAGCGGTTGGGGTATTTGATACGGCGTTCCATCAGACGATGCCAGAACAGTCATTTTTATATAGCCTTCCGTATGAATATTACACAAAATTTGGCATTCGGAAATACGGCTTCCACGGGACATCGCATAAATACGTGACGCAGCGCGCCGCGGAGTTGCTAGGGCGGCCGATTGAGCAATTGCGCCTTATTTCGTGCCATCTTGGGAATGGAGCGAGCATTGCGGCAGTAGAAGGCGGAAAATCGATTGATACGTCGATGGGCTTTACGCCATTAGCAGGGGTAGCGATGGGAACACGTTCCGGTAATATCGACCCGGCGCTAATCCCATACATTATGGAGAAAACGGGAAAAACGGCAGAAGAAGTGATTGATGTTTTGAATAAGAAAAGCGGTATGCTTGGCATTTCCGGTTTTTCGAGCGATTTGCGTGACATTGAAAAAGCAGCGTCGGAAGGAAACGAACGGGCGGAATTGGCGCTTGAAGTGTTTGCGAACCGCATTCATAAATATATTGGTTCATATGCAGCGCGCATGTGTGGGGTCGACGCGATTATTTTCACGGCGGGAATTGGCGAAAATAGCGACGTCGTGCGGGCAAAAGTATTGCGCGGCCTAGAATTCATGGGCGTCTACTGGGACCCAGCATTAAATAAAGTGCGTGGCAAAGAAGCGTTCATCAGTTACCCACATTCACCGGTGAAAGTATTAGTGATCCCGACGAATGAAGAGGTCATGATCGCCCGCGATACGATAAGATTGGCAGGGTTGTAA
- the sppA gene encoding signal peptide peptidase SppA, protein MNRKRWIALSVAIALFIISSLVSIISSLVTKDARKWSEGWLALVDQNFSEEVLKDGDPSKKIVVLEVNGVIQDTDEASSLFSAEGYNHRNFLQMIEQAKNDDTVKAIVLRVNSPGGGVVESAEIHDQLMKLKKETKKPIYVSMGAMAASGGYYISTAADKIFASPETITGSLGVIMQSLNYEGLAKKYGVEMVTIKSGPYKDIMNPARKMTEEERNILQSLIQNSYDGFVKVISEGRHLPEREVRKIADGRIYDGRQAKQLKLIDEFGYLDDTIAAMKKDHHLGKAQVVKYTSDFGFGSLFNAKALTTNDTEEMKLVKLFSTPKSPTLMYLYAE, encoded by the coding sequence ATGAATCGAAAGCGCTGGATTGCGCTCTCAGTAGCTATTGCACTATTTATCATTTCTTCGCTCGTCAGCATTATTTCCTCACTAGTGACAAAAGATGCTCGGAAATGGTCCGAAGGGTGGCTAGCGTTAGTTGATCAAAATTTTAGCGAAGAAGTGCTGAAAGACGGAGATCCATCGAAAAAAATTGTCGTGCTTGAAGTGAATGGTGTCATTCAAGACACTGATGAAGCAAGTTCGCTCTTTTCCGCAGAAGGGTATAATCATCGGAATTTTTTACAAATGATTGAACAAGCAAAAAACGACGATACAGTGAAAGCCATTGTCTTGCGCGTCAATTCTCCAGGAGGTGGGGTAGTCGAAAGCGCAGAAATTCATGATCAATTAATGAAACTAAAAAAAGAAACGAAAAAGCCGATTTATGTGTCGATGGGCGCGATGGCAGCTTCCGGCGGTTACTATATTTCGACAGCAGCAGATAAAATTTTTGCTAGCCCTGAAACGATCACTGGCTCGCTCGGTGTCATTATGCAGAGCTTAAACTACGAAGGATTAGCGAAAAAGTATGGAGTAGAAATGGTGACGATTAAAAGCGGTCCGTATAAAGACATTATGAATCCAGCACGGAAAATGACCGAAGAAGAACGGAACATTTTGCAATCGCTTATCCAAAACTCTTATGACGGTTTCGTCAAAGTCATTTCTGAAGGAAGACATTTGCCAGAGAGAGAAGTTCGTAAAATTGCCGACGGTCGCATTTATGACGGCCGACAAGCAAAACAACTAAAGCTTATTGACGAATTTGGTTATTTAGACGATACGATTGCGGCGATGAAAAAAGATCATCATTTAGGAAAAGCGCAAGTGGTCAAATATACGAGTGACTTTGGATTTGGCTCGCTATTCAACGCCAAAGCGCTTACCACAAACGATACAGAAGAAATGAAGCTAGTAAAGCTATTTTCAACGCCAAAATCGCCAACGCTTATGTATTTGTACGCGGAATAA
- the thiI gene encoding tRNA uracil 4-sulfurtransferase ThiI translates to MRYDRILIRYGEMSTKGKNRNRFVVQLKRNIQKKLKAFPNIKIEYMRDRMYILLNGEPHEEIMEQLKTVFGIQSFSLAMKCKNDIEQIKATALAAVQQVEGKTFKVSAKRIDKQFLIGSNELNHTLGSHILRNTNHLTVNVHEPDIDVRVEVRKDGTYVTCYDIPGAGGLPVGTSGKAMLMLSGGIDSPVAGYLAMKRGLEIEAVHFFSPPFTSERARQKVIDLAKKLTRFGGKIRLHIVPFTDIQQTIHRQVPDGYSLISSRRMMLKITDMLRKKYNGLAIVTGESLGQVASQTLESMFVINDVTTTPVLRPLVSMDKTEIIAIAKKIDTLDISVLPYEDCCTIFVPSAPKTRPKREKVVHYESFIELEPLLQTAVANTETLIIDEEFSAEKEFEQLF, encoded by the coding sequence ATGCGCTATGATCGTATTTTAATTCGTTACGGAGAAATGTCGACAAAAGGAAAAAACCGCAACCGTTTCGTCGTGCAGTTGAAGCGGAACATTCAAAAAAAATTAAAAGCATTCCCGAATATAAAAATTGAATACATGCGCGATAGAATGTACATTTTATTGAATGGTGAGCCGCATGAGGAAATCATGGAACAGCTAAAGACCGTGTTTGGTATTCAATCGTTTAGTTTGGCGATGAAATGTAAGAACGACATCGAGCAAATAAAAGCAACGGCATTAGCAGCAGTGCAACAAGTGGAAGGAAAAACGTTTAAAGTGAGCGCCAAACGGATTGATAAACAATTTCTGATTGGAAGCAATGAGTTAAACCATACACTTGGCAGCCATATTTTACGAAATACGAACCATTTAACGGTCAATGTGCACGAGCCCGATATTGATGTGCGCGTGGAAGTGCGCAAAGACGGTACGTACGTGACATGCTATGATATTCCTGGAGCAGGAGGTCTTCCGGTTGGCACAAGCGGAAAGGCGATGTTAATGCTGTCTGGCGGCATTGATAGTCCAGTTGCTGGGTATTTAGCAATGAAACGAGGATTGGAAATCGAGGCGGTTCACTTTTTCAGTCCACCGTTTACAAGCGAACGGGCAAGGCAGAAAGTGATTGACCTAGCGAAGAAACTAACGCGATTTGGTGGGAAAATTAGGCTACATATCGTTCCTTTTACAGATATTCAACAGACCATTCACCGGCAAGTTCCAGATGGGTATTCCCTTATTTCGTCGCGGCGAATGATGTTGAAAATTACGGATATGTTGCGGAAAAAATATAACGGCTTAGCAATTGTCACTGGTGAAAGTCTCGGTCAAGTGGCAAGCCAGACGTTAGAAAGTATGTTTGTGATTAACGATGTCACGACAACGCCCGTTCTCCGTCCGCTCGTGTCGATGGATAAAACAGAAATTATTGCGATTGCCAAAAAAATTGATACGTTGGATATTTCTGTCCTTCCATATGAAGACTGCTGTACCATTTTTGTTCCAAGTGCACCAAAAACACGACCAAAAAGGGAAAAAGTGGTTCATTATGAAAGTTTTATTGAGTTAGAACCTCTTCTTCAAACAGCAGTAGCGAATACAGAAACGCTCATCATTGATGAAGAATTTTCGGCAGAGAAAGAGTTTGAACAGTTGTTCTAA
- a CDS encoding class I SAM-dependent methyltransferase produces MTPIERLFTLFDQTALILQEELHCTYLEAVAETGENVFHGDVLQEEVSELNQRRLKQQYTQISLDRFTNEEIRKAFQLAVLKGMKEHTQPHHQMTPDAVSLFMSYLVNKFTAAYFALTVLDPAVGTANLLTAVLNHLSNKQVRSYGVDVDDLLMKLAYVNANLQKHPVHFFNQDSLQPIFVDHADVLICDLPVGYYPNDDNASRFVLRAESGHSYAHHLFIEQSVHYTKEGGYLFFIIPNSLFTSDQAPQLHAFLKEHTIIQGLLQLPLSMFKNEHAAKSIFILQKKGDRVKAPKKALLIELPKFSNKQAMTAMMHKIDEWFAEEKKEL; encoded by the coding sequence ATGACACCGATTGAACGATTATTTACGTTATTTGACCAAACCGCACTCATTTTACAAGAAGAACTGCACTGTACCTATTTAGAAGCGGTGGCGGAAACAGGTGAGAACGTTTTTCATGGTGATGTGTTGCAAGAAGAGGTCAGCGAGCTAAACCAACGGCGACTCAAACAACAATATACGCAAATTTCACTCGATCGTTTTACGAATGAAGAAATTCGTAAGGCGTTTCAGCTGGCGGTGTTAAAAGGGATGAAGGAACATACGCAACCGCACCATCAAATGACACCTGATGCCGTTAGCTTGTTTATGAGTTATTTAGTGAATAAATTTACTGCTGCCTATTTTGCGCTAACAGTACTTGACCCAGCAGTTGGTACCGCCAATTTATTAACCGCTGTTCTCAATCATTTGTCAAATAAACAAGTGAGAAGCTACGGTGTCGATGTCGATGATTTATTAATGAAATTAGCGTACGTAAATGCGAACTTGCAAAAGCACCCAGTCCACTTTTTTAACCAAGATAGCTTGCAGCCGATATTTGTTGATCATGCTGATGTCTTGATTTGCGACTTGCCGGTTGGATATTATCCGAACGATGACAACGCATCTCGGTTTGTGCTTAGAGCGGAAAGCGGGCATTCGTACGCGCACCATTTGTTTATCGAGCAAAGCGTACATTATACAAAAGAAGGTGGCTATTTGTTTTTCATCATTCCAAACTCGCTATTTACGAGCGATCAAGCACCACAGCTTCATGCGTTTTTAAAAGAACATACCATCATTCAAGGATTGCTGCAACTCCCACTTTCAATGTTTAAAAACGAACACGCAGCGAAAAGTATTTTTATTTTACAAAAAAAAGGCGACCGAGTGAAAGCGCCGAAAAAAGCGCTGCTTATTGAACTTCCGAAGTTTTCCAATAAACAAGCGATGACGGCGATGATGCATAAAATCGACGAATGGTTTGCTGAAGAAAAGAAAGAGCTCTAA
- a CDS encoding DUF2953 domain-containing protein: protein MIVAIILILLVVFLCMKLSISLFFQHAQDDDECRITFSMLFGLIRYTVRIPLIKVDKESPGIVVAHKQTVQNVSESEPKRSKYNPREIVHSFKEAKDFVHHVVHLHVIARKFFSHVSVTKMEWQSKIGTGDAAKTGLVVGMGWSLKYGVVAIISKYMRLKTKPLLSITPSFQQAVSETKFVCMIHFRIGHAIVAAIRIIKYWRGNRWKKETFNHQANESY, encoded by the coding sequence GTGATCGTCGCCATCATTCTTATTTTACTAGTTGTTTTTTTATGTATGAAATTGTCGATCTCTCTCTTTTTTCAACATGCACAAGATGATGACGAGTGCCGCATTACGTTCAGCATGCTGTTTGGTCTTATTCGTTATACGGTTCGCATCCCCTTAATTAAAGTGGACAAGGAATCTCCGGGTATTGTTGTGGCACATAAGCAAACGGTTCAAAATGTTTCCGAAAGTGAACCAAAACGCTCGAAATATAATCCACGAGAAATCGTTCATAGTTTCAAAGAAGCGAAAGATTTTGTACACCACGTCGTTCACTTGCACGTCATTGCCCGAAAATTTTTTTCGCATGTATCGGTAACAAAAATGGAATGGCAATCGAAAATTGGAACAGGTGATGCTGCAAAGACGGGACTAGTGGTTGGAATGGGCTGGTCGCTAAAATATGGAGTTGTAGCAATAATAAGCAAATATATGAGATTAAAAACAAAACCATTGCTTTCGATTACTCCTTCGTTCCAACAAGCAGTGTCTGAAACAAAATTTGTATGTATGATTCATTTTCGTATCGGGCATGCTATAGTAGCAGCAATAAGAATAATCAAATATTGGCGCGGAAATCGGTGGAAAAAAGAAACGTTCAACCATCAAGCAAATGAAAGTTATTAG
- a CDS encoding RDD family protein: MENVYTFENNADIPTSQPPRYAGFWMRFWAYLLDLLVVGSIDRLIVYPLFRLFDLSIDKTTMFSPIAIATVVVFYGYFVLMTKSFQQTIGKMVFGLKVVTINDEPFTWVTVLFREVIGKFIAKFILFIGFLFVAFSEKKQGLHDQIADTTVIHE, from the coding sequence ATGGAAAATGTGTATACGTTTGAAAACAACGCTGATATACCGACAAGTCAGCCACCCCGCTATGCCGGTTTTTGGATGCGATTTTGGGCATATTTACTTGATTTGCTCGTCGTCGGTAGCATCGACCGTCTAATCGTTTATCCGCTCTTTCGTCTATTTGACCTTTCCATAGATAAAACGACGATGTTTTCACCGATTGCGATTGCCACAGTAGTCGTCTTTTATGGCTATTTCGTGTTAATGACAAAATCTTTTCAGCAAACAATTGGAAAAATGGTGTTTGGATTAAAAGTCGTGACGATAAACGATGAACCATTCACGTGGGTTACGGTGTTGTTTCGAGAAGTCATCGGAAAATTCATTGCGAAGTTCATTTTATTTATAGGGTTTCTTTTTGTCGCCTTTTCCGAGAAAAAGCAAGGGCTGCACGATCAAATTGCTGATACAACTGTTATTCACGAATAA